One genomic region from Homalodisca vitripennis isolate AUS2020 chromosome 6, UT_GWSS_2.1, whole genome shotgun sequence encodes:
- the LOC124365622 gene encoding neurogenic differentiation factor 1-like, whose amino-acid sequence MVNYTGGSRGNGCAGGSRRHEARRWKANSRERTRMHCLNAALDKIRLLMPVDPCLYQSGSMHQKLSKIETLRMAINYISALQRSLSLNEALDLMTFWRILTSGLSQQTAQLVAASLRLYSFNKWPAVSTLSTACPLTVQEPLPDPPDRRQTWVSRWRQSLQSADPAHTQWFPAETQPHYLTATSADSEVAADCYGIDEFMF is encoded by the exons ATGGTGAACTATACTGGAGGTTCCAGAGGTAACGGGTGTGCTGGAGGCTCCAGGAGACATGAGGCAAGACGCTGGAAGGCCAACTCCAGAGAGAGGACAAGGATGCACTGTCTGAATGCCGCTCTGGACAAGATTCGGTT GTTAATGCCCGTTGATCCCTGCCTTTACCAGAGTGGTAGCATGCACCAGAAATTATCCAAGATAGAGACACTAAGGATGGCTATCAATTACATATCTGCGCTGCAGAGATCCCTCTCCCTGAATGAAGCTCTAGACTTGATGACCTTCTGGAGGATTCTGACCAGTGGGCTCAGTCAGCAAACCGCTCAGCTAGTTGCTGCGAGTCTTCGACTGTATTCCTTCAACAAG TGGCCAGCAGTGTCGACTCTCAGTACTGCCTGTCCTCTCACTGTCCAGGAGCCTCTGCCGGATCCTCCCGACAGGCGACAAACTTGGGTGTCTCGGTGGCGACAGAGTCTACAGTCTGCTGATCCTGCACATACGCAATGGTTTCCTGCAGAGACACAACCACACTACCTGACTGCTACCTCAGCTGACAGCGAGGTTGCAGCCGATTGTTATGGCATTGACGAATTCATGTTTTAG